The following proteins are encoded in a genomic region of Gopherus flavomarginatus isolate rGopFla2 chromosome 14, rGopFla2.mat.asm, whole genome shotgun sequence:
- the EXOSC6 gene encoding exosome complex component MTR3: MALDHRRVPGPEESQAPLLYAVPGQAAPEAPGREAAALRPLLARAGLLSQAEGSAYVELGGGTKVLCAVRGPREAAEGRGRLLCEFRRAPFSGRGARPRPGPAARERELGLALQEALAPAVRLARYPRARLELTALVLQDGGSALAAALSAAALALADAGVEMFDLVVGCGLCRAPGPGGAWLLQPSEAEERAAAARLTVALMPGLNQVAGLLGSGQGGPPESWAQAVRLGLEGCQRLYPLLRRSLLRSAERRAAEGPRAGGASA; encoded by the coding sequence ATGGCGCTGGACCACCGGCGCGTGCCGGGCCCCGAGGAGTCGCAGGCCCCGCTGCTGTACGCGGTGCCCGGCCAGGCGGCCCCGGAGGCGCCGGGCCGGGAGGCGGCGGCGCTGCGGCCGCTGCTGGCGCGGGCCGGGCTGCTGAGCCAGGCCGAGGGCTCGGCCTACGTGGAGCTGGGCGGCGGCACCAAGGTGCTGTGCGCCGTGCGCGGGCCGCGTGAGGCGGCCGAGGGCCGCGGCCGGCTGCTGTGCGAGTTCCGCCGCGCGCCCTTCTCCGGCCGCGGCGCGCGCCCGCGGCCCGGCCCCGCCGCCCGCGAGCGCGAGCTGGGCCTGGCGCTGCAGGAGGCGCTGGCGCCGGCCGTGCGCCTGGCGCGCTACCCGCGCGCGCGCCTGGAGCTGACGGCGCTCGTGCTGCAGGACGGCGGCTCGGCGCTCGCGGCCGCGCTCTCCGCCGCCGCCCTGGCGCTGGCCGACGCGGGCGTGGAGATGTTCGACCTGGTGGTGGGCTGCGGCCTGTGCCGCGCGCCCGGGCCCGGCGGcgcctggctgctgcagcccagcGAGGCCGAGGAGCGCGCGGCCGCCGCCCGCCTCACCGTGGCCCTCATGCCCGGCCTCAACCAGGTGGCCGGGCTGCTGGGCAGCGGCCAGGGCGGGCCGCCCGAGAGCTGGGCCCAGGCCGTGCGCCTCGGCCTGGAGGGCTGCCAGCGCCTCTACCCGCTGCTGCGCCGCAGCCTGCTGCGCAGCGCCGAGCGCCGGGCGGCCGAGGGCCCGCGGGCCGGGGGGGCCAGCGCCTGA